One genomic segment of Deltaproteobacteria bacterium includes these proteins:
- a CDS encoding heavy metal translocating P-type ATPase has product MNSQHKHHEHASQPHAEVSTGFNDPVCGMSVDSKSPHRFSHKGKDYFFCSAHCLTKFQEHPEKYGVSHEPPVGTGVLKEVEMEEFKDPVCGMSVGKDSPHRYDYKGKIYLFCCPHCLAKFKENPEQYIGVSEQPAKAALREAGEKALPGAIYTCPMHPEIRQKGPGSCPKCGMALEPEVPATLITEWYCPMHPEVVQNEPGSCPKCGMALEQRTISGVEEENPELIDMTRRFWVSLILTIPVFVIAMGDLIPGRPLEKLASPRVLGLLELILATPVCLWGGWPFFVRGVQSIINMNLNMFTLIGLGVSVAYGYSFIAAIFPDIFPSSFRGKGGEVAVYFEAAAVITTLVLLGQVMELRARSQTSAAIKALLGLAPKTARIIHADGSEEDMPLEHVKPGDLLRVRPGEKVPVDGVVAEGTSSVDESMVTGEPIPVEKHPGDRLIGATVNGTGSLVMKAERVGAETLLAQIVRMVAEAQRSRAPIQKLADLVAGYFVPVVVLVAIITFIVWSMIGPEPRMAHALINAVAVLIIACPCALGLATPMSIMVATGKGATLGVLFKNAESIEVMHKVDTLVVDKTGTLTEGRPKLVSVRPAREWDEAELLRLAASLERGSEHPLAAAIVAGAKERGLELAEVRDFESVTGKGVTGKVDKRNIAFGNLKLLGELGIDASSLSAEAEALRAEGQTVMFIAVDQKVAGMVGVADPIKKTTPQAIRELHGENIRIVMLTGDSRATAEAVARKLDLDEVMAEVLPDQKTSAVKKLQDEGRMVAMAGDGINDAPALSQAHVGIAMGTGTDVAMESADITLVKGDLRGIVRARMLSRATMKNIKQNLFFAFVYNSLGIPLAAGILYPAFGLLLSPMIAAAAMSFSSVSVVSNALRLRNLKL; this is encoded by the coding sequence ATGAATTCCCAACATAAGCACCACGAACATGCTTCCCAGCCTCATGCCGAGGTATCGACTGGATTTAATGACCCTGTGTGCGGGATGAGCGTTGATTCGAAAAGCCCCCATAGGTTTTCCCATAAAGGAAAAGATTATTTTTTCTGCAGCGCTCATTGCCTCACAAAGTTTCAAGAACATCCGGAAAAATATGGTGTCAGCCATGAACCTCCAGTGGGTACAGGCGTGCTGAAGGAAGTTGAAATGGAGGAGTTCAAGGACCCGGTATGCGGGATGAGCGTGGGTAAAGACAGCCCTCATCGTTATGATTACAAAGGGAAAATATATCTTTTCTGCTGTCCCCATTGTCTGGCGAAGTTTAAAGAGAATCCTGAACAGTATATTGGCGTAAGCGAGCAGCCTGCCAAAGCAGCATTGCGTGAAGCTGGAGAAAAGGCGCTTCCCGGAGCCATCTATACATGTCCCATGCATCCTGAAATTAGGCAGAAGGGCCCCGGAAGCTGTCCTAAATGTGGGATGGCTCTGGAGCCCGAGGTGCCGGCTACATTGATTACAGAGTGGTACTGTCCCATGCACCCGGAGGTGGTTCAAAACGAGCCGGGAAGTTGTCCAAAGTGCGGTATGGCCTTAGAACAGCGAACCATTTCAGGAGTGGAAGAGGAAAATCCTGAACTAATTGACATGACCCGAAGGTTCTGGGTCAGCCTTATACTGACCATCCCGGTATTCGTAATTGCCATGGGAGACCTGATCCCTGGCCGTCCTCTGGAGAAACTCGCCTCCCCCAGGGTGCTCGGCTTGCTGGAGCTTATCCTTGCAACACCGGTTTGCCTCTGGGGCGGGTGGCCTTTTTTTGTACGGGGTGTGCAATCCATAATAAACATGAACCTCAATATGTTCACATTGATTGGGCTGGGCGTTTCTGTGGCATATGGATACAGCTTCATTGCCGCTATCTTCCCGGACATATTTCCGTCTTCCTTCAGGGGTAAAGGCGGAGAGGTGGCGGTCTATTTCGAGGCAGCTGCGGTCATCACCACTCTGGTCCTTCTAGGTCAGGTCATGGAGCTTAGGGCGCGCAGCCAGACCAGTGCAGCTATCAAGGCCCTTCTGGGGCTTGCCCCAAAGACAGCCCGTATCATCCATGCGGACGGAAGCGAGGAAGACATGCCACTGGAGCATGTAAAGCCAGGGGACCTTCTGCGCGTGCGGCCAGGGGAAAAGGTGCCTGTAGACGGTGTTGTTGCGGAAGGTACAAGTTCTGTTGATGAATCCATGGTCACCGGAGAACCGATCCCTGTAGAAAAACATCCAGGCGACCGACTTATTGGCGCTACAGTGAACGGGACCGGTTCACTTGTCATGAAAGCAGAACGGGTAGGCGCAGAGACCCTGCTTGCTCAGATCGTCCGCATGGTGGCAGAAGCCCAGCGAAGCCGGGCACCCATCCAGAAACTTGCCGACCTAGTGGCAGGCTATTTCGTACCTGTTGTTGTGCTGGTTGCAATTATCACATTTATCGTCTGGAGTATGATAGGGCCAGAACCAAGAATGGCCCATGCCCTGATCAATGCAGTTGCTGTTCTCATCATTGCCTGTCCTTGCGCGCTGGGCCTTGCCACCCCCATGTCCATCATGGTTGCAACAGGCAAGGGAGCAACCCTGGGTGTTCTTTTCAAGAATGCTGAGTCCATCGAGGTTATGCACAAGGTGGATACACTGGTTGTGGACAAGACAGGCACACTTACTGAAGGAAGACCGAAACTCGTTTCCGTCAGACCTGCCAGGGAATGGGATGAGGCGGAACTCCTTCGCCTTGCAGCAAGCCTGGAACGGGGAAGTGAGCACCCCCTTGCTGCGGCAATTGTTGCAGGAGCCAAGGAAAGGGGGTTGGAGCTTGCTGAAGTTAGGGATTTCGAATCCGTAACAGGCAAAGGTGTAACCGGAAAGGTCGATAAAAGAAACATCGCCTTTGGCAATCTCAAGCTGCTTGGCGAGCTGGGTATAGATGCCAGCTCCCTGTCAGCAGAGGCAGAAGCTTTGCGGGCTGAAGGCCAGACAGTAATGTTTATAGCAGTGGATCAGAAAGTCGCAGGTATGGTAGGTGTTGCTGATCCAATCAAGAAAACCACCCCTCAGGCAATCAGGGAGCTTCATGGAGAGAACATCCGCATAGTCATGCTCACTGGTGACAGCCGGGCAACTGCCGAGGCCGTAGCGCGAAAGCTCGATCTTGATGAGGTGATGGCAGAGGTGTTGCCTGACCAGAAGACTTCAGCGGTCAAAAAGCTTCAGGATGAAGGACGGATGGTGGCGATGGCTGGCGATGGCATCAACGATGCTCCGGCCCTCTCCCAGGCGCATGTAGGTATTGCCATGGGAACTGGAACGGATGTGGCCATGGAAAGCGCAGACATTACCCTCGTAAAGGGCGATCTCAGGGGCATTGTGAGAGCAAGAATGCTGAGCCGGGCTACCATGAAGAACATCAAGCAGAATCTCTTTTTTGCTTTTGTTTATAATTCGTTGGGTATACCCTTAGCCGCGGGAATACTGTACCCGGCTTTCGGGCTTTTACTGAGTCCAATGATAGCGGCTGCAGCCATGAGCTTCAGTTCGGTGTCCGTTGTAAGCAATGCATTAAGACTGCGTAATTTGAAGCTATAA